Genomic segment of Candidatus Thermoplasmatota archaeon:
TCTATAGATCTTTTTAGTAGGTAAAGTTTATTAGAAGTTCTTTGATATAGCCCTTCTATCCCATTTTGTTTTTGAATGGGGTGGGTTGTTATGGGTGTTGAGAATCTTGATAAAATATTTAAGCCTAAGAGTATAGCTGTTATAGGGGCTTCTGCTACAGTTGGTTCTGCAGGTTACAGGGTTTTTCGTAACCTAATCGGGTCAAATTATGATGGCGTTGTTTACCCTGTGAACCCTAAATATGAGAGTATACTAGGTGTGCAGGCTTATCCATCTGTTACTGATTTGCCTAGGGTTGTTGATTTAGCTATTATTTTGACTCCTGCGAAAACTGTTCCAGATGTTTTAGAGCAGTGTGGCAAAAAAGGTATTAAGGGTATTATGATCATCTCAGCTGGTTTTAAGGAGATAGGTGCTGATGGTGTTGCTCTTGAGAAAAAGCTTTTGGAGATCAAGAACAGGTATGGTTTGAGGATTGTTGGTCCTAACTGTGTTGGTTTTATTATGCCTTATCTTAATTTGAATGCTACTTTTATTGGTTCTAACCCTGAGCGGGGTAATATAGCGCTTTTCTCTCAGAGTGGTGCGGTCTGTGGTGCTATTCTTGATTGGGCTCAGTCAGCGAAAGTAGGTTTTAGTTCATTTGTTTCTGTAGGTTCTATGCTTGATGTTGATTTCGGTGATCTCATAGATTATTTTGGTATGGATATTCATACTAGGAGTATAGTTCTTTATATGGAGTCTATAACTGATGCTAGGAAGTTTATGAGTGCTACGAAGAGTTTCGCGCGGGTGAAGCCTATTATTGTTATTAAATCAGGGCGCTATAAAGAGGGGGCGAAAGCTGCTTCATCGCATACTGGTGCTATGGCTGGTGAGGATGATATATACGAGGCTGCTTTCCGCAGAACAGGTATTGTTAGGGTGAAAGACATAGAGGATTTGTTTAATTGCTCTTCGATTCTTGCTAAACAACCGCGTCCAACTGGTAGAAATATTGCTATTGTGACAAACGCTGGTGGACCAGGTGTTCTTGCCACTGACTCGGTTATTGAAAAAGGTGGAAAGCTTGCTGAGCTCTCTGATGAAAGCATGCAGAAATTAAACCAGGTTCTGCCACCGCATTGGAGCCATGGTAACCCTATTGATATAATTGGGGATGGTGATGAGGAGCGTTATCAGAAAGCGATTGAGATATGTCTCGCGGATAATAATGTTGATGGTCTTTTAGTATTGTGTGTTCCCCAAGTAGTCGCTGACCCAAATAAGCTCGCTGAGAGATTAATTGATATAGCTAGAAAAACAACTAAACCTATTATCACCTCTTTTATTGGTGAAGCAACTGTTTATCATGCGAGACAGATACTAAACGCAAACAACATACCAACCTATGATACGCCTGATGAAGCCGTGGAATCTTACATGTACCTCTACCACTACGAGCGCCACCTTGCACAACTATATGAGACACCACAGGAACTACACATAAGTACACCATCCCACAAAGAGATAGCAAAAAATATTTTGGATAAAGCAAAGAAAGAAAAAAGAGATTTATTAGACGAAATCGAATCAAAAACTTTCATAGAACTATATGGTATTAAAACAACTAAACCACATGTAGCAGAAACTGAGGACAAGGCAGTTCAGTTATCTGAGAAAATAGGTTACCCTGTTGTGATGAAAATTCTTTCCCCGCAGATAACACATAAAAGCGATGTAGGTGGTGTAGCGCTTAACCTGCATTGTGAGGAAGATGTTAGAAAAACGTTCAAAGAGATGACAAAAAGGGCGAAAGAAAAGGTCCCAGATGCGAAAATACTTGGTGTAACAATTCAGAAAATGGCTAAGAACCATGGTTATGAGCTTATATTAGGTTCAAAGAAAGACCCTATTTTTGGTTCTGTTATACTATTTGGTTTAGGTGGTATTTACACCGAGTTATTCAAGGATCGTGCAATCGGTTTACCTCCTCTAAACCAGGTGCTCGCCCGTAGGATAATTGAGAAAACCAAGGCGTATGAACTCCTAAAGGGGTTCCGTGGTATGCCACCTGTGGACATAACAAAGGTTGAGGAGACACTGGTTAATTTCTCCCAGCTATTAAT
This window contains:
- a CDS encoding bifunctional acetate--CoA ligase family protein/GNAT family N-acetyltransferase, which codes for MGVENLDKIFKPKSIAVIGASATVGSAGYRVFRNLIGSNYDGVVYPVNPKYESILGVQAYPSVTDLPRVVDLAIILTPAKTVPDVLEQCGKKGIKGIMIISAGFKEIGADGVALEKKLLEIKNRYGLRIVGPNCVGFIMPYLNLNATFIGSNPERGNIALFSQSGAVCGAILDWAQSAKVGFSSFVSVGSMLDVDFGDLIDYFGMDIHTRSIVLYMESITDARKFMSATKSFARVKPIIVIKSGRYKEGAKAASSHTGAMAGEDDIYEAAFRRTGIVRVKDIEDLFNCSSILAKQPRPTGRNIAIVTNAGGPGVLATDSVIEKGGKLAELSDESMQKLNQVLPPHWSHGNPIDIIGDGDEERYQKAIEICLADNNVDGLLVLCVPQVVADPNKLAERLIDIARKTTKPIITSFIGEATVYHARQILNANNIPTYDTPDEAVESYMYLYHYERHLAQLYETPQELHISTPSHKEIAKNILDKAKKEKRDLLDEIESKTFIELYGIKTTKPHVAETEDKAVQLSEKIGYPVVMKILSPQITHKSDVGGVALNLHCEEDVRKTFKEMTKRAKEKVPDAKILGVTIQKMAKNHGYELILGSKKDPIFGSVILFGLGGIYTELFKDRAIGLPPLNQVLARRIIEKTKAYELLKGFRGMPPVDITKVEETLVNFSQLLIDHPEIKEIDINPLIASENDLIAVDARIILDKEPEKKVHLVISPYPDKYIKKVKLKDKTEVLLRPIKPEDEMLWLDMFKSFSEETVLFRFFRIIKETPHEMRTRYCNIDYDREIAIVAEIEENNKKRMIGVARIITEPGRSDTAEFAIVVTDKWQRLGLGSEFIDYIFEIARDKKIKKINGVVLKENKPMIALCKEKNFKFSEGDPGEYKIEYDLTK